A single Pagrus major chromosome 19, Pma_NU_1.0 DNA region contains:
- the klhl40b gene encoding kelch-like protein 40b — protein MALPINPMDEPRMYQQTLLQDGLYDLLENDKLVDCVLKIKDKEFPCHRLVLCACSSYFRAIFLSDLDESKKKEIILEDVEPGVMGLILKYLYTSKINVTEQNVQDIFAVANMYQIPSIFTVCVSFLQKRLSLSNCLAIFRLGLMLDCPRLAVSARNYACERFQLISRDEDFLQLQPSELAAILTNDNLNVESEEAVFESLMSWVSRDAENREKELPDLLDCIRLRLVNEDYLKEKVEKHKLISFNPELQQKLQLVRDARAGKMPEAKITKSKKEEGGAEKDGDGENEDKEEEEALLPGILNDNLRFGMFVRNLILMVNDTGAVAYDPTGNDCFAASLSTQVPKNHVSLVTRENQIFVAGGLFLDEQNKEDPLCSYFLQYDPVSADWLGMPPVPSPRFLFGLAEAENSIFVLGGRELKEQEPTLDSVLVYDRQSFKWGESDPIPYPVYGHATVSHNDVVYVIGGKGDSKSCLRQMCAYDARRFEWKDLAPMKTARSLCGATVHKGKIYVAAGVTDTGLTDTMEVYDIATNKWSDHAVFPQERSSLNLVSLAGSLYAIGGFAMMPLEDSDEIVPKEMNDIWRFDEKEQKWIGILREIQYASGATILGVRLNTLRLTKM, from the exons ATGGCTCTACCGATAAATCCCATGGACGAACCCAGGATGTACCAGCAGACGTTGCTGCAGGACGGCCTGTACGACCTGCTAGAGAATGACAAGCTGGTAGACTGTGTGTTGAAGATCAAAGACAAGGAGTTCCCCTGCCACCGGCTGGTCCTGTGCGCCTGCAGCTCGTACTTCCGTGCCATCTTTCTGTCTGACTTGGACGagagcaaaaagaaagagatCATCTTGGAGGATGTGGAGCCGGGTGTCATGGGACTGATCCTCAAGTACCTCTACACCTCCAAAATCAATGTGACAGAACAGAATGTCCAGGACATCTTCGCAGTGGCTAACATGTACCAGATCCCTTCGAttttcactgtttgtgtgtctttcctACAAAAGCGCCTGAGCCTCAGCAACTGCCTGGCTATCTTCAGGCTCGGCTTGATGCTGGACTGTCCCAGGTTGGCTGTCTCCGCTCGAAACTACGCCTGCGAGCGCTTCCAGCTCATCTCCAGAGATGAGGACTTCCTCCAGCTGCAACCCAGTGAGTTGGCAGCCATTTTAACAAACGACAATCTGAACGTGGAGTCAGAGGAGGCAGTGTTTGAGTCTCTGATGAGCTGGGTGTCCCGGGACgcagagaacagagagaaagagctgcCGGATCTGCTCGATTGCATCCGTTTGCGTCTGGTCAACGAGGATTACCTGAAGGAGAAAGTGGAGAAACACAAACTGATCTCTTTTAATCCCGAGTTGCAGCAGAAACTCCAGCTGGTCAGGGATGCTCGCGCCGGGAAAATGCCGGAGGCTAAAATAACTAAAAGCAAGAAGGAAGAGGGTGGAGCCGAgaaagatggagatggagagaacgaggataaagaggaagaagaagcccTTCTCCCAGGAATCCTGAATGACAACCTGCGATTTGGCATGTTTGTCAGGAACTTGATACTGATGGTGAACGACACAGGCGCCGTGGCTTACGATCCGACAGGGAACGACTGCTTCGCAGCATCACTTTCCACGCAGGTTCCCAAGAACCACGTCAGTCTGGTCACCAGGGAGAACCAGATCTTTGTGGCTGGAGGATTATTCCTAGATGAACAGAACAAAGAAGATCCACTGTGCTCTTATTTCCTACAG TATGACCCGGTCAGTGCTGATTGGCTGGGGATGCCTCCCGTCCCGTCACCTCGCTTCCTGTTTGGGCTGGCCGAGGCTGAGAACTCCATCTTTGTGttgggagggagggagctgaAGGAGCAGGAGCCCACGCTGGACTCTGTTCTGGTCTATGACAGACA ATCTTTCAAATGGGGCGAATCAGACCCAATTCCTTATCCCGTCTATGGACATGCAACAGTATCCCACAATGATGTTGTTTATGTGATTGGAGGAAAGGGAGACAGCAA gagctgtctgaggcaGATGTGCGCATATGACGCCAGGAGATTTGAATGGAAGGACCTCGCACCCATGAAGACGGCACGATCTCTATGTGGAGCCACCGTTCACAAGGGCAAAATATACGTGGCCGCAGGAGTCACCGACACCGGGCTGACAGACACCATGGAGGTGTACGACATCGCAACCAACAA GTGGTCAGATCATGCAGTATTTCCACAGGAGCGTAGCTCTCTGAACCTGGTGTCTTTAGCCGGCTCGCTGTACGCTATTGGAGGTTTTGCCATGATGCCTTTGGAGGACAGCGACGAGATTGTTCCCAAAGAGATGAACGACATCTGGAG GTTTGATGAGAAAGAGCAGAAGTGGATCGGGATCCTCAGAGAGATCCAGTACGCGTCAGGGGCAACCATCCTGGGGGTCCGCCTCAACACCCTGCGGCTCACCAAGATGTAA
- the hhatlb gene encoding hedgehog acyltransferase like, b, translating into MGIKAALPKYEIYFYNTVLCLAMFWAASWVFEASSSNVNRKTFKTSVKPGWYYFGRKMDTADFEWMMWFSTFREHILFALSGHVLFAKICSMLAPQYRSLVYLVYGLLAVWTSMGWTYVTLILSHCILLYSISLVKIRWLCFVTGLCTLATFKCEPFVSWQAGFVEGDFELRHILFYGGCGFTIMRCMSFALENCDRKDGNYNILELLKYNFYLPFFYFGPIMTFDKFYVQANKSDLTRKEREMWNINVQGAAYLGVILMVDVLFHFMYILTIPNDMKLLKHLSDWALVGLAYFNLVYDWVKAAVMFGVINTVSRLDHLDPPKPPKCITMLYVFAETHFDRGIHEWLCKYVYDHLGGKHENVVEELVATLCTFGVTILWLGPCEVVLVWAFFNCFGLNFELWMAKFFSMEPFSSFETAMSEATSRRIRGIFNAFNFWCIVLYNILALNSLDFAKLVAKRLLLKGFPITTIIVMFVTYCLIQVIKERERRQALIDDPDPLPPVPPPTAASPTDAAAAAAQPVVDPSKEKSE; encoded by the exons ATGGGGATCAAAGCTGCTCTTCCCAAATATGAGATCTACTTCTACAACACGGTGCTGTGTCTCGCCATGTTCTGGGCCGCCAGTTGGGTCTTTGAGGCGTCCAGCT CCAATGTGAACAGAAAGACGTTCAAAACCAGCGTCAAGCCAGGATGGTACTACTTCGGGAGGAAAATG GATACGGCTGATTTCGAGTGGATGATGTGGTTCTCCACCTTCAGAGAGCACATCCTGTTTGCTCTCTCCGGTCACGTGCTGTTCGCCAAGATCTGCTCCATGCTCGCTCCACAG TACAGGTCTCTGGTGTACCTGGTGTACGGGCTGCTGGCGGTGTGGACCAGTATGGGCTGGACCTACGTCACCCTCATCCTGTCCCACTGTATCCTCCTCTACAGCATCTCCTTAGTCAAAATACGCTGGCTTTGCTTCGTCACTGGTCTGTGCACCCTCGCCACGTTCAAGTGTGAGCCCTTCGTGTCCTGGCAG GCTGGTTTTGTGGAGGGCGACTTTGAGCTGCGTCACATTCTCTTCTATGGAGGCTGTGGCTTCACTATAATGCGCTGTATGAGCTTTGCTCTGGAGAACTGCGACAGGAAAGATGGAAACTACAACATCCTTGAGCTGCTCAAGTACAACTTCTACCTCCCCTTCTTCTATTTCGGGCCCATCATGACCTTTGATAAGTTTTATGTTCAA gccAACAAGTCAGACCTGAccaggaaggagagggagatgtgGAACATCAATGTGCAGGGCGCGGCTTACCTGGGAGTCATCCTCATGGTGGACGTCCTCTTCCATTTCATGTACATCCTCACCATCCCCAACGACATGAAGCTGCTCAAGCACCTCTCGGACTGGGCTCTAG TGGGCCTGGCTTACTTCAACCTGGTGTATGACTGGGTTAAAGCAGCTGTCATGTTTGGAGTCATCAACACAGTGTCCAGACTGGATCACCTGGATCCTCCCAAGCCACCAAAATGCATCACCATGCTCTATGTGTTTGCTGAAAC tCATTTTGACAGAGGGATCCACGAGTGGCTGTGCAA GTATGTGTACGATCACCTGGGTGGAAAACATGAGAATGTGGTGGAGGAGCTGGTGGCAACGCTGTGCACCTTCGGCGTCACCATCCTCTGGCTGGGACCCTGCGAGGTGGTGCTGGTCTGGGCTTTCTTTAACTGTTTCGGCCTCAACTTTGAGCTGTGGATGGCCAAGTTCTTCTCCATGGAGCCGTTTTCTTCTTTTGAG aCGGCGATGTCAGAAGCAACATCCCGCAGGATCAGAGGCATCTTTAATGCTTTCAACTTCTGGTGCATTGTGTTGTACAACATCCTGGCTCTGAACAGTTTGGACTTTGCCAAGCTGGTCGCCAAACGGCTGCTTCTCAAAG GCTTCCCTATAACCACCATCATCGTCATGTTTGTGACCTACTGCCTCATTCAAGTGATTAAGGAGCGAGAGAGGAGGCAGGCGCTTATCGATGATCCCGaccctcttcctcctgttccACCTCCAACCGCCGCCAGCCCGAccgacgctgctgctgctgctgctcaaccAGTCGTAGACCCCAGCAAGGAAAAATCAGAATAG